In Spirosoma aureum, a single genomic region encodes these proteins:
- the pheA gene encoding prephenate dehydratase, whose protein sequence is MTLESLRNDIDALDDQLLTLLNQRMELVRRVGELKRSTNAVIYRPEREKQIIDRLQTKNNGLMNRPAIEAIFLEIFAVSRNLELPERVAYLGPEGSFTHQAAESRFGAMSAYMALPTIRSVFESVETGRVRFGVIPIENNQEGIVEEAIDLLLEKDLTIAAEVQIPVHFTFATQTENLAEITQIYSKDIAFRQCSKFLNDSFEGLQAELVPVESTSRAAKLAAQNPHTAAVCSHIAAKLFDVPVLFDNIEDSDLNRTRFLILAKDFKNQPSGSDKTTIIAKLPNTESPGVLAEFLQEFNARNINLTKIESRPLREGATFRYWFLIECEGHSDDPDLQEILNHHAAEVKLLGSYVRVA, encoded by the coding sequence ATGACTCTCGAATCCCTCCGTAATGACATCGACGCGCTTGATGATCAACTCCTGACACTCCTCAACCAGCGAATGGAACTTGTGCGTCGGGTTGGCGAACTCAAACGTTCGACAAACGCCGTTATTTATCGCCCTGAGCGCGAGAAGCAAATAATAGACCGTTTGCAGACGAAGAACAACGGCCTGATGAATCGCCCGGCGATTGAGGCTATCTTTCTGGAAATCTTTGCGGTATCGCGCAATCTTGAATTACCGGAGCGGGTCGCCTATTTAGGTCCGGAAGGAAGTTTTACACACCAGGCCGCCGAAAGCCGTTTCGGGGCGATGAGTGCCTACATGGCTTTGCCAACCATCCGATCGGTATTCGAGAGTGTAGAAACAGGACGGGTCAGGTTTGGTGTCATTCCGATCGAAAATAATCAGGAGGGTATCGTCGAAGAAGCGATCGACCTGCTGCTCGAAAAAGACCTGACCATTGCAGCCGAGGTTCAGATTCCTGTCCACTTTACTTTTGCGACCCAGACCGAAAATCTGGCCGAAATCACGCAGATCTATTCCAAGGATATTGCATTTCGGCAGTGCAGCAAGTTCCTTAACGATTCCTTTGAGGGTTTGCAGGCGGAACTGGTTCCGGTCGAATCGACATCAAGAGCGGCTAAACTGGCTGCCCAAAATCCACATACGGCAGCTGTCTGTTCGCACATTGCGGCCAAACTGTTCGATGTTCCTGTTTTATTCGACAATATTGAAGATAGTGATCTGAACCGCACCCGGTTCCTGATTCTGGCCAAAGATTTTAAAAATCAGCCGAGTGGCAGCGATAAAACAACAATCATTGCCAAGCTGCCTAACACCGAATCGCCGGGTGTATTGGCCGAGTTCCTGCAGGAATTCAATGCCCGGAATATTAACCTGACCAAAATCGAAAGCCGCCCCCTGCGCGAAGGGGCAACATTTCGCTATTGGTTCCTGATTGAATGTGAAGGTCATTCTGACGACCCGGATTTGCAGGAAATTCTAAATCATCATGCGGCCGAAGTAAAACTGCTGGGAAGTTACGTACGGGTGGCCTAA
- a CDS encoding D-sedoheptulose-7-phosphate isomerase, translating into MNKAYFETYLERQKAAYDAIPIDQVEHIINLIKKCWEEDRQLFAFGNGGSASNVSHFITDLGKSASDRMGKRFRCLSLNESISWITALGNDYAYEDVYVQQLHNYAQPGDLVLTLSVSGNSPNVVKAIHWAKENGLTTIALVGGKGGRLAAIADEVIIVQDEHYGRVEDAQMTICHMLCYGFIES; encoded by the coding sequence ATGAATAAAGCCTATTTTGAAACCTATCTCGAACGGCAGAAAGCTGCCTATGATGCTATCCCTATTGATCAGGTAGAACATATTATCAATCTGATCAAAAAATGCTGGGAAGAAGATCGTCAGCTCTTTGCGTTCGGGAATGGAGGTAGCGCGTCGAATGTTTCGCATTTTATTACCGATCTTGGCAAAAGCGCATCCGATCGGATGGGGAAACGGTTCCGTTGCTTATCCCTGAATGAAAGTATTTCGTGGATTACGGCCCTTGGCAATGACTATGCCTACGAGGATGTGTATGTCCAGCAATTGCACAATTATGCGCAACCCGGCGATCTGGTACTAACGTTGAGCGTTAGTGGAAACTCGCCCAATGTGGTAAAAGCGATTCACTGGGCGAAGGAAAATGGCTTAACAACCATTGCCCTGGTTGGTGGCAAGGGCGGTCGGCTCGCTGCCATTGCCGATGAAGTCATTATTGTTCAGGACGAACACTATGGCCGTGTTGAAGACGCCCAGATGACCATCTGCCACATGCTGTGCTATGGGTTTATTGAATCATAA
- a CDS encoding sulfite oxidase-like oxidoreductase, which translates to MEANTSSENPDKLDRIIDARMKLKRRFEEKMAQTPSMTDEQPRGSGLPNRHGMPTIPIGQTVTTKWPVLDLGYQPSIPLDKWQLNIDGEVENPIRLKWEDLMALPQVEDTSDFHCVTTWSRLDVPWVGVRFMDLAALVDPKSTTTHVMCYGYDGYSTNLSLEEALKPDVLLVHTADGQPLAREHGGPLRMITPQLYAWKGSKWIKRIEFLTKNQLGFWEERGYSNTAYPWRNDRYS; encoded by the coding sequence ATGGAAGCCAATACATCCTCTGAAAACCCTGATAAGCTCGATCGGATTATCGATGCACGGATGAAACTGAAGCGTCGGTTCGAAGAGAAAATGGCGCAAACGCCATCCATGACCGATGAGCAGCCACGCGGATCGGGTTTACCAAACCGACACGGCATGCCCACAATACCCATCGGGCAGACAGTCACAACAAAATGGCCCGTCCTCGACCTTGGTTATCAGCCCAGTATTCCGCTCGACAAATGGCAACTCAACATTGATGGAGAAGTAGAGAACCCGATTCGGCTGAAATGGGAAGACCTGATGGCATTACCACAGGTTGAGGATACCAGCGATTTTCACTGCGTAACCACCTGGTCGCGGCTGGACGTTCCGTGGGTTGGAGTTCGGTTTATGGACCTGGCTGCTCTGGTCGATCCGAAAAGTACCACAACGCATGTAATGTGCTACGGATATGATGGTTATTCGACCAATCTGTCGCTCGAGGAAGCGCTCAAGCCCGATGTGTTGCTGGTTCATACGGCCGATGGTCAGCCTTTGGCCCGCGAACATGGTGGACCACTGCGTATGATTACACCCCAGCTCTACGCCTGGAAAGGCTCTAAATGGATCAAACGCATTGAGTTTTTGACTAAAAATCAGCTCGGTTTCTGGGAAGAGCGTGGTTATTCAAACACGGCATATCCCTGGCGTAATGATCGCTATTCATGA
- a CDS encoding DNA topoisomerase IV subunit B, with protein MTEQANQPVQYNEDSIRSLDWREHIRLRPGMYIGKLGDGAAADDGIYVLIKETIDNCIDEHVMGFGKNIDVRVTDHRVEVRDYGRGIPLGKVVEVVSKINTGGKYDSGAFQKSVGLNGVGTKAVNALSGYFRVQAFREGRTVWAEFERGILKNQGEEPTSERNGTLICFEPDDTVFKHFHYIPQFLENMIWNYCYLNAGLTITFNKQKYVSQNGLLDLLRDKTKKDEDSLRYPIIHLKGNDLEIAMTHGNQYGEEYYSFVNGQYTTQGGTHLQALREAIVETIRKHFDKNYDVADVRASIIAAVSIRVQEPVFESQTKTKLGSINMSPESNAQSVNSFVKDFVKERLDDFLHMNPSVRDALKKRIEQSERERKELAGIKKLANDRAKKASLHNKKLRDCRNHLPDLKAEDRYQSTLFITEGDSASGSITKSRNVQSQAVFSLRGKPLNCFGLTKKVVYENEEFNLLQHALDIEDGLEGLRYNRIVIATDADVDGMHIRLLMLTFFLQFFPDLVRNGHLYILETPLFRVRNPKNHKETTYCYSDEEKQNAINKLLRGGKKTEITRFKGLGEISPEEFGLFIGENMRLEPVIMEKETSVPKLLSYYMGKNTPDRQRFIIDNLRIEKDIEDAALV; from the coding sequence ATGACAGAACAGGCAAATCAGCCCGTACAGTACAACGAAGACAGTATCCGTTCACTCGATTGGCGCGAACACATCCGCCTTCGGCCGGGCATGTATATTGGCAAACTTGGCGATGGCGCTGCCGCCGATGACGGCATCTACGTCCTGATTAAAGAAACGATCGACAACTGCATCGATGAACACGTGATGGGTTTCGGAAAGAACATCGACGTGCGTGTTACCGATCACCGGGTTGAAGTTCGCGACTACGGCCGGGGCATTCCGCTTGGTAAAGTTGTTGAAGTTGTCTCCAAAATCAATACCGGTGGAAAATACGACTCCGGTGCTTTTCAGAAATCGGTTGGCCTCAACGGAGTCGGTACGAAAGCGGTCAATGCGTTGTCGGGTTACTTTCGGGTACAGGCTTTCCGCGAGGGACGCACCGTTTGGGCTGAATTTGAACGGGGTATCCTTAAAAATCAGGGCGAAGAACCAACCAGCGAGCGGAACGGAACCCTTATTTGTTTTGAACCAGACGATACTGTATTTAAGCATTTTCATTATATACCGCAGTTTCTGGAGAACATGATCTGGAACTACTGCTATCTGAATGCAGGTCTGACAATTACATTCAATAAGCAAAAATACGTTTCACAAAATGGTTTGCTAGATCTTCTTCGTGACAAGACCAAAAAAGACGAAGACTCACTGCGTTACCCGATCATTCACCTGAAGGGTAATGACCTGGAAATTGCCATGACGCATGGTAACCAGTATGGCGAAGAATATTATTCATTCGTTAATGGTCAGTATACTACCCAGGGTGGAACGCACCTTCAGGCATTGCGCGAAGCAATCGTTGAAACCATTCGCAAACACTTTGACAAGAATTATGACGTAGCCGATGTCAGAGCGTCAATAATTGCAGCCGTAAGTATTCGCGTACAGGAGCCAGTGTTCGAATCGCAGACCAAAACGAAGCTTGGTTCGATCAATATGTCACCCGAGTCGAATGCCCAATCGGTCAACTCATTTGTTAAAGATTTCGTCAAAGAACGGCTTGACGATTTCCTGCACATGAACCCCTCTGTTCGTGATGCGCTCAAGAAACGTATCGAACAATCAGAGCGGGAACGGAAGGAACTCGCCGGTATAAAAAAATTGGCCAATGATCGTGCCAAAAAAGCAAGTCTTCACAATAAAAAACTTCGCGACTGCCGCAATCATCTGCCTGATTTGAAAGCCGAAGACCGCTATCAGTCAACGCTTTTCATTACCGAAGGCGATTCGGCCAGTGGTTCGATCACAAAATCACGTAACGTTCAGTCGCAGGCCGTATTCAGCTTGCGGGGTAAACCCCTGAATTGTTTTGGTCTCACCAAGAAAGTCGTGTATGAAAACGAAGAATTTAACCTGCTTCAGCACGCGCTCGACATTGAAGACGGGCTGGAGGGGCTTCGCTACAATCGAATTGTGATTGCCACCGATGCCGATGTCGATGGAATGCATATTCGACTCTTGATGTTGACATTCTTCCTGCAATTTTTTCCGGATCTGGTTCGTAATGGCCACCTGTATATTCTTGAGACGCCATTGTTTCGGGTACGTAACCCTAAAAACCATAAGGAGACGACCTATTGTTACTCAGATGAAGAAAAGCAGAACGCGATCAACAAGCTGTTGAGAGGGGGCAAAAAAACCGAAATCACCCGATTCAAGGGTCTGGGTGAGATTTCACCGGAAGAATTCGGGCTGTTTATCGGCGAAAACATGCGCCTGGAACCGGTGATCATGGAGAAAGAAACATCCGTCCCAAAATTGCTCAGCTACTACATGGGTAAGAACACCCCCGATCGTCAGCGGTTTATTATCGACAACCTGCGCATCGAGAAAGATATAGAAGATGCGGCTTTAGTTTAG